One segment of Clostridium botulinum DNA contains the following:
- a CDS encoding adenine phosphoribosyltransferase: MDLKEKIRIIDGFPKEGISFKDITTLIGDGEGLKASIDMFVEYLKDKEIDLIVGPEARGFIFGVPVAYALGAGFVPVRKPGKLPGETISVNYDLEYGSDSLQIHKDSIKKGQRVAIVDDLLATGGTVEGVAKLVEEAGGEVVSLAFLIELIDLKGRDKLGDYDVISLTQYDI, from the coding sequence ATGGATTTAAAAGAAAAAATAAGAATAATTGACGGATTTCCTAAGGAAGGAATAAGCTTTAAAGATATAACTACATTAATAGGAGACGGAGAAGGTTTAAAAGCTTCAATTGATATGTTTGTAGAATATTTAAAAGATAAAGAGATTGATTTAATTGTTGGACCAGAAGCAAGAGGATTTATATTTGGTGTTCCAGTTGCATATGCATTAGGTGCTGGATTTGTTCCAGTTAGAAAACCAGGTAAATTACCAGGAGAAACTATTTCTGTTAATTACGATTTAGAATATGGTAGTGATTCACTTCAAATTCATAAGGATTCTATCAAAAAAGGCCAAAGAGTTGCTATTGTAGATGATTTATTAGCTACTGGTGGAACTGTTGAAGGTGTTGCAAAATTAGTTGAAGAGGCTGGTGGAGAAGTAGTTTCACTTGCGTTCTTAATAGAATTAATAGATCTTAAAGGAAGAGATAAATTAGGAGATTACGATGTAATATCACTAACTCAATATGACATTTAA